A region of Lepeophtheirus salmonis chromosome 13, UVic_Lsal_1.4, whole genome shotgun sequence DNA encodes the following proteins:
- the LOC121127586 gene encoding L-threonine ammonia-lyase isoform X2, with translation MTETEDSSNTKTDFDYWCDLNNPRVLNFEQISAAAYRIRNGILRTPCDRSQMFDFTGMQIYFKKDYMQFTGSFKERGARYTLLMLSPEEKVKGVIAASAGNHALALAYHGGQLGIPVTVVMPQVAPIMKVENCKKYGANIMMHGQNIGEARVLALKISKERGMLYVNGYDHPNILAGQGTMGLEILEQVPDVNAIVIPVGGGGLIAGVAKAVKTMKPEVTIIGVEPERCASFTNALKHGKPIETKTLGSLADGLTVPTVGVNALATAGPLVDKMVSVSEEWIAISILRLVELEKSVVEGGGASGVAAILAGLLPELKGKKVVVPLCGGNIDTTVLGRCLERGLAADGRLVKFIVTVSDRPGGVAELTELLRKLGVSIKDIVHERAWIRNDIFSVEIKVVAETRNINHTEEMFKALRNRYSRLEEIPGTASEVNNGVEDTIFRSRTESIASRESKLSFSEGASPTTVVNGQISECSNSECISYKTNSTYYSSSLEKLPIMNPSIHPPPAIPSSPPEPFPLQNPSTYPLAPSNKPFAQQVHFQLPSHPPEEAPKIMLNNKSLQNQIPPLSSPPVSKLNGISPLNILLPPEPKPVKKANFIL, from the exons ATGACTGAAACTGAAGATTCATCAAATACGAAAACCGACTTTGATTACTGGTGTGATCTAAACAATCCAAGAGTATTAAACTTTGAGCAAATTTCCGCTGCTGCTTATAGAATAAGAAATGGAATCCTTCGGACACCATGCGAT AGATCCCAGATGTTTGACTTTACTGGTATgcaaatctatttcaaaaaggATTACATGCAATTTACGGGTAGTTTCAAGGAGAGAGGGGCTCGTTATACACTCCTCATGCTCTCACCTGAGGAAAAGGTGAAAGGTGTGATCGCTGCCTCTGCTGGTAATCATGCCTTGGCCCTAGCCTATCATGGGGGTCAACTCGGAATTCCAGTCACTGTGGTTATGCCTCAAGTAGCTCCCATTATGAAGGTGGAGAATTGTAAGAAATACGGTGCAAATATCATGATGCATGGTCAAAACATTGGAGAAGCAAGGGTACTTGCGCTAAAAATATCCAAAGAGCGAGGGATGCTCTATGTAAATGG aTATGACCACCCAAACATCCTTGCAGGACAAGGAACAATGGGACTAGAGATTCTTGAGCAAGTGCCTGACGTCAACGCAATTGTTATTCCTGTTGGTGGTGGAGGTCTCATAGCTGGGGTTGCAAAGGCAGTTAAAACTATGAAGCCAGAAGTTACAATCATT ggaGTTGAGCCAGAACGTTGTGCAAGTTTCACAAATGCGTTAAAGCATGGAAAACCCATTGAAACGAAGACTCTGGGCTCTCTGGCTGATGGTCTGACTGTTCCAACTGTTGGAGTAAACGCTTTAGCAACTGCAG GCCCACTTGTGGATAAAATGGTAAGTGTCTCCGAGGAGTGGATTGCCATTTCCATTCTTCGCTTGGTTGAGTTAGAAAAATCTGTTGTTGAAGGCGGAGGTGCTTCCGGGGTTGCTGCCATTTTAGCCGGACTTTTGCCAGAGTTAAAAGGAAAGAA AGTCGTAGTACCGCTATGTGGTGGAAATATCGACACCACTGTATTAGGAAGATGTTTGGAGCGAGGATTGGCAGCTGATGGACGTTTGGTAAAGTTTATTGTCACAGTGAGCGATCGACCAGGAGGTGTTGCTGAACTTACTGAGCTCCTTCGTAAATTAGGAGTATCTATCAAGGATATTGTTCATGAAAGAGCTTGGATTCGAAATGACATTTTCTCTGTTGAG ATCAAAGTTGTTGCTGAGACCCGTAATATAAACCACACGGAAGAAATGTTCAAAGCTCTAAGGAATCGTTATTCCCGCCTAGAAGAAATTCCTGGAACTGCTTCTGAGGTGAATAATGGTGTTGAAGATACTATTTTTAGGAGTCGAACAGAATCAATAGCTTCTAGAGAGTCAAAACTCTCTTTCAGTGAAGGAGCATCACCTACTACAGTAGTAAATGGGCAAATTTCAG AATGCTCTAACTCAGAATGCATTTCCTACAAGACTAACAGCACTTATTACTCATCATCATTAGAAAAACTACCAATAATGAATCCTTCAATTCATCCACCCCCTGCCATTCCTTCATCTCCCCCAGAGCCATTCCCTCTTCAAAATCCGTCGACTTACCCTTTGGCACCATCAAATAAACCATTCGCTCAACAAGTTCATTTCCAATTACCCTCTCATCCACCCGAAGAAGCTCCCAAAATAATGCTAAACAATAAGAGTCTTCAAAATCAAATACCTCCTCTCTCATCTCCTCCTGTATCAAAATTAAACGGCATTTCTCCTTTGAATATATTACTTCCACCCGAGCCGAAACCAGTGAAAaaggcaaattttattttataa
- the LOC121127586 gene encoding L-threonine ammonia-lyase isoform X3 translates to MTETEDSSNTKTDFDYWCDLNNPRVLNFEQISAAAYRIRNGILRTPCDRSQMFDFTGMQIYFKKDYMQFTGSFKERGARYTLLMLSPEEKVKGVIAASAGNHALALAYHGGQLGIPVTVVMPQVAPIMKVENCKKYGANIMMHGQNIGEARVLALKISKERGMLYVNGYDHPNILAGQGTMGLEILEQVPDVNAIVIPVGGGGLIAGVAKAVKTMKPEVTIIGVEPERCASFTNALKHGKPIETKTLGSLADGLTVPTVGVNALATAGPLVDKMVSVSEEWIAISILRLVELEKSVVEGGGASGVAAILAGLLPELKGKKVVVPLCGGNIDTTVLGRCLERGLAADGRLVKFIVTVSDRPGGVAELTELLRKLGVSIKDIVHERAWIRNDIFSVEIKVVAETRNINHTEEMFKALRNRYSRLEEIPGTASEVNNGVEDTIFRSRTESIASRESKLSFSEGASPTTVVNGQISEQASFISS, encoded by the exons ATGACTGAAACTGAAGATTCATCAAATACGAAAACCGACTTTGATTACTGGTGTGATCTAAACAATCCAAGAGTATTAAACTTTGAGCAAATTTCCGCTGCTGCTTATAGAATAAGAAATGGAATCCTTCGGACACCATGCGAT AGATCCCAGATGTTTGACTTTACTGGTATgcaaatctatttcaaaaaggATTACATGCAATTTACGGGTAGTTTCAAGGAGAGAGGGGCTCGTTATACACTCCTCATGCTCTCACCTGAGGAAAAGGTGAAAGGTGTGATCGCTGCCTCTGCTGGTAATCATGCCTTGGCCCTAGCCTATCATGGGGGTCAACTCGGAATTCCAGTCACTGTGGTTATGCCTCAAGTAGCTCCCATTATGAAGGTGGAGAATTGTAAGAAATACGGTGCAAATATCATGATGCATGGTCAAAACATTGGAGAAGCAAGGGTACTTGCGCTAAAAATATCCAAAGAGCGAGGGATGCTCTATGTAAATGG aTATGACCACCCAAACATCCTTGCAGGACAAGGAACAATGGGACTAGAGATTCTTGAGCAAGTGCCTGACGTCAACGCAATTGTTATTCCTGTTGGTGGTGGAGGTCTCATAGCTGGGGTTGCAAAGGCAGTTAAAACTATGAAGCCAGAAGTTACAATCATT ggaGTTGAGCCAGAACGTTGTGCAAGTTTCACAAATGCGTTAAAGCATGGAAAACCCATTGAAACGAAGACTCTGGGCTCTCTGGCTGATGGTCTGACTGTTCCAACTGTTGGAGTAAACGCTTTAGCAACTGCAG GCCCACTTGTGGATAAAATGGTAAGTGTCTCCGAGGAGTGGATTGCCATTTCCATTCTTCGCTTGGTTGAGTTAGAAAAATCTGTTGTTGAAGGCGGAGGTGCTTCCGGGGTTGCTGCCATTTTAGCCGGACTTTTGCCAGAGTTAAAAGGAAAGAA AGTCGTAGTACCGCTATGTGGTGGAAATATCGACACCACTGTATTAGGAAGATGTTTGGAGCGAGGATTGGCAGCTGATGGACGTTTGGTAAAGTTTATTGTCACAGTGAGCGATCGACCAGGAGGTGTTGCTGAACTTACTGAGCTCCTTCGTAAATTAGGAGTATCTATCAAGGATATTGTTCATGAAAGAGCTTGGATTCGAAATGACATTTTCTCTGTTGAG ATCAAAGTTGTTGCTGAGACCCGTAATATAAACCACACGGAAGAAATGTTCAAAGCTCTAAGGAATCGTTATTCCCGCCTAGAAGAAATTCCTGGAACTGCTTCTGAGGTGAATAATGGTGTTGAAGATACTATTTTTAGGAGTCGAACAGAATCAATAGCTTCTAGAGAGTCAAAACTCTCTTTCAGTGAAGGAGCATCACCTACTACAGTAGTAAATGGGCAAATTTCAG